GTATTACCTTGATGCAGCTATAATACAGCTCCACTGTTCTATATGGTATTTACTCACCCTGTTTGTCACCTCTCAGGTTTCAAATCACCCCACGTAATCAGCACACTGTCCTTTCACACAAGTGCCCCTGTCAGCAGTAAGCAGGACTTCTACCAGATCCTTGGGGTACCTCGCACAGCAACCCAGAAAGAGATCAAGAAAGCCTACTACCAGGTCTGCTCCTGCCCGACGCTCACTCACAGCTTGTATTGGTCCTCAGCTGACTAATTACCACAGTGAGtgactttgtgtttgttgttcctCAGATGGCCAAAAAGTACCACCCTGACACCAACAAAGATGACCCACAAGCAAAGGAGAAATTTGCTCAGCTGGCTGAAGCTTATGAGGTTTtggtctttgtttttattcaggcTGTTGACACATTCGCTGCCATCTCTTCCAGTTTAAACAATCCCAGTAGAATCCTACGCGAACCTCTTATGTCGCTGTGTGTTTCTCCCAGGTCCTGAGTGATGAAGGAAAGAGGAAGCAGTATGATACATATGGCTCAACAGGCTTTGATGCTGGTCAGGCGGGTGGAAGGCAGCAGTACTGGACTGGACAGGCCAGCAGTGTGGACCCAGAGGAGCTTTTCCGCAAGATCTTCGGGGAATTCTCAGGAGGCCGTGGCTTTGGGGACTTCAACGCCATCTTTGATCAGCCACAGGAGGTTAGTTGTGTATGCTGGGACATAAGAGAGTGGAAGTAAGACCAGTGAGTGGCTTTCATCGTGAGTAGTGTCAGTTTTGCATTTGAAAGCTTATCTGGTGCTTATTTAGTCATTTCTGTGAGTGaatgatgaagaaaaataatttattaatctttggctctttttgttttttgggcaCAGTACATCATGGAGTTGACATTCACTCAGGCAGCAAAGGGAGTCAACAAAGAGATTTCCATTAACATGGACGCAGCCTGCCAGCGCTGTGATGGTAAGGGCCACGAGCCAGGCACCAAGGTCCAGCACTGCCATTCCTGCAACGGCTCCGGCATGGTAATACCTCTGACATACGCTGCCTTTCTTCCTAAAATGCCCTAAATGTATATGCGTTTGTGTGGTTTTACCTAACAGTTGTGTTTTCTTCCTTGTAGGAGACAGTAAACACGGGTCCATTTGTGATGCGTTCCACATGTCGTCGCTGCGGGGGCAAAGGCACAATCATTTCCAACCCCTGTAACTCCTGCCGTGGGACGGGACAGACCAAGCAGAGGAGGACCGTGATGGTTCCCGTGCCTGCAGGTCAGTCACACTCAACTGTTCCATTCAGAACTTTTTACATgaagggtgtttttttttaccatcaccATTAATGGTCAcgaaaaacactcagcagtgtatCAGCCACCATCAGAAGCAACCACTGCCTGTTCAGTTGCAAATTTGCCTGATGTTCTGGATGTTGAAGGCTTCCATTGTTTTTCAAGATGGATATAATTCAGCTTATAGATTAATCTGCGCTATTATACATAATCATTTAGATGAAATATCTGTTGTATTTTTTCTAGCATGACTttataaagacaaataattgTGCATTTTAACAGGAAATTGTGAAAGTAGTCCCCCCCTAAACACACAATGATAAACATGCCAGAGAAAGATTAAATAGTTTGAGCCTTGAGGGTAGTTTATTGGCGGGTTTTGGCTCTTCACAGATCGTAATGCTCATAGGGAAAGTGAAAGTACACTTGGTGTTATCCTTAAAGTTTATAGTCTATCCTTTGAGCATGAAGCGAAGCTGACCACAGCCTCTGTCTACTTTTTTAAGCCCACAAAGGAATGTTTCATACTTAAAAGATAGATTTTGGAGGGAGTGTTAAGTAAGCAAAGGAAGATATCGTCACACTTTAAgtggtttgtttttgctttcagGAGTGGAGGATGGCCAGACAGTCAGAATGCCAGTTGGGAAGAAGGAGATCTTCATCACATTTAGGGTGAGTATCTAAATCAACTGGTAGTATTTGTTATTCATTCCAACAGAGATAAAAGTGCTTCCCTGGAAGTGCAGGTTGCCATTAGATCTTCCGTAAGGAGATTGTTGTGTATAATGCAGGTGTGTGGGCAAGTAAGAAGCATTGAGCTGTCTGAGCTCTCGGACTTTAAATTAACACAGCTCAGACAACCTGCGTTACACTGGTGATTTCTTGGAAACGTTAAAGATTTGAAACTATTTGTGATTGATTGTGATGTGCTCTGGTTTGGTGTCCAGGTCCAAAAAAGTCCAGTGTTTAGGAGGGACGGTGCAGACATCCACTCTGACCTTTACGTCTCTGTGGCACAAGCCATCCTGGGTGGCACGGCCAGAGTACAGGGCCTTTATGAAACACTCAATTTATCAGTAAGTAGATGGGTACATTCTTGGGTTTCTCTAAATACAGCATATACAGAACATGAACAGAAAGCTTGATAGTTTTTATATTGATTGGTGTGCTTTCTCAACCTTCAGATCGCTGCAGGCATCCAGACCGACCAGAGGATCCGTCTGGCAGGGAAGGGAATCGCTCGCGTCAGTGGCTATGGCTTCGGTGACCACTATGTCcatcttaaaataaaagtaCCCAAGTAAGACtccacagacaaacacacacacctcatcgtatcattcatctttttgttcCGGCAAAAATTTTAAATGCTGCATTTATATCAGCCGGAGACATGAGAGGGCCTTGTGATTGAATACAATGACTCACTGTAGTCTAGAAGAAATGgtttaaaagaacattttccaGTCACAAGGACTGTAAACAACTTTGTTTAGATGACAGAGGTTGTTCTCATGTGCAGGacgctgacagacagacagagagctcTACTGATGAGCTACGCTGAGGATGAGACAGAAGTGGAGGGGACGGTTAACGGTGTCACTGCCACCACCACAGGTAAGAGTCTTTACTTTTTCTCTTATATCCTGCTGTTTTCCTTGATAAGTTGGGGTTTTAGGGAAGGACATATTTAGTCACAAACCTGGCTGATAGTGACAGTGTTAATCTCTGTCCAGGTGGGGGCGACAGTGGTAAGTGGGAGAGTTGAAACaagaggggggggggcttcttctccaaattaaagaaatagtttagTTCTTCCTGACAGCCACAAACCAGGTAGGATTAGTATCGATGTAtctttacttatttatttggAGAACTTTTATTATCTGGTTTGTGGCTGTTGCGTTAAAGCCATCCCTGTATTCAGAAGGATGTCAAGCATGTCTGGCTTATTCTAAATGTCTGttggctgtttttgtttttttttcacttgcaGTTCAATTGACTAAAAGGCATAttctgcaaacattttttttttctttttctccttgaAGGTAAGAGGTCTTCCTGGAACTGAGATGCTTCATCACATGGCAAAGGGTACAGCGTAAAGCCAGGACAGCCACATTCTAGAGAAAAGGACAGAGGAACAAGGAGTATCGGGGTGTTGGATGAGGCCCACAGTTGTTCTTGACGGATCAGCATAGACCTACCTAACCACTGCAGTGAATAAGGCAGAGGATTACCTGCTCTGTTCCTCTGCCAAAGTGAATCCGCACACAAGAGGATGTTCCAGTGCTCCAAACACCTCCCTGTCAAATGTCCGTTATTGCCATTTTAGCAACAAAGACTGGTCGTTTATCATAGCAGTCTGTGCATGTTGGTTTTCTGTCGATTACCgcaagaaaaacataatagTGATAACAGAATCCACATGAACAGAAATAAACTATTATACTGACAAAGACTACAGTTATAGTCAGAAAGTTTTATTTGGGGTTAAACAAACCTCCTGTTTTCAATCCGTTTGTTCTGTATGCTCGATGTTCTCTAAAAATTCTTAACGCTGTCAGTCCAAATCACTTGAACATTACCTGACTACATGTTTACCTTAGAGTTTAAGTGCTGGACAGTGTAGAGGTGTGTCTGCAGTGGGTAGACAAGTTCAGGTGTAGCTTTCCTGAAATGTGATGaccctgtcctgtcctgtccttcAACCCTTTGCATTATGAGAGAGTGAATTCAACCGGAGTTCTGCTCCTTCTTTACATTTGTACATAGACAATGTGTCACATagaagagaaatattgtacatcTATAATAAAACTATGGTCTGGGGATAAAGTCTGTTTCTTagaaatgactaaataacactTTCTTCAGAATACTGTGATGCTGTGtagacattaaaatgtttatgcATATTCACTAGCTCTTGTTAGTGTGTAAGGGAGACTGAACACCTCTAAATATAATGCAATTTAAGACACTACAACCAGAGCTATTGTTTTACATTACATTGAATTgtacaggtgtacctaataaactggtaACTCGGTATAAAGCCTGCATTTTACTTTGGAATGTTAGCATTATCTATTAGCATTATTGTCAAAGTGGTGTTCTATGGACATTATTCTAACAATGTTCCATACAAACTGTCTTCAAATTAGATTTTGTTCCATATAATATGGCCCATAATGTTACTCAAGTAGAATAACTATCCTCCAAAATTAAGTATGTGATCTTAACAAACTAATTTACCTTTTTTCAAGTCACATGGAGGCAAGAAAACATTAAGGGTAGCATAAGAAATTGATATTTGTGAATATTTCTATGGAATATCTACAGACACAGCCATCAACCAAATAGATATTACTGATTAGTAATTAATCTTTTTGTTGAATCCATCATCTTCAAAGAAGGGTCTGGCAAAAAGCTAATTAAGTACATGTCAAAAAGTCATTTAATTATCTGCTGTGATTAAAAACACCAGTCCAAATGAATCAACTTTATTTCAGCATAAACAGGAAAGCAGAAGTTATTTCATTACAGACAGCACAGCATACTCCTGGATTTTCACTAATACAATCAGAGTATCCTAGCCTTTGACTAATAAAGCTTTGTCCAGTTAGATACACAAAGGGATCAAGAGCAGAGTTAATGAAAATGCAAGATAATTCAAAATCAACATGAATTAGACAAGCATTCCACTCATTTTAATCTACCGTTTAATTAATGGCTAAAACTACCTGAACTCCTGAGATTCAAGTAAGCGTCCCTTCAATATACGTCCAAAAAATACTGAAGCGTTTTGACACATCAGACTGGcatcatgaaaatgaaataaaacatgtacaGTGAACTACAGGAGTATATTAGGCACTCCCTGTATTAGTCCTTTTTTTATGCAATGCATTGTATTGCCATCTGTCTGTATCATGAACCTGAGACTCTCAAATACAAAACACAGCATCACTTAGATCTCCACGTCTGTGATCAAAACAGCTGCACTACAGCTGTTATCCTGAAGGAATACTGCACATCCatatatgtgtgaatgtgttgtacaaatacacacagcacagaaacCTGCTTGAAATATTATCAGCAGGTTTCCTTTGGTTCTGTGTGTCCAATAATTCcaagcagtggaaaaaaaaacaacaacaaacagcttgGAAAGATAAAGCAAAGTTAAGAAAATGTCAGTAATGTGTCAGGATAAATATTAATCTTCAGTCACACATCAGTGCAATTACACTGCAATACACGCTGCACAAAATATTCCCCTTTATCTATGTTGAAAAAATTACCGTGaccaaaacatacagtatgaacaatATATGAACAGTTTTAATGATGATGCACAAGTGTATCACAAATGTATTACAAATGGATACTTAACAGGGGCGGAGCTGCTGAGGGACCTACGGATCGGTATCTTACGTGATGTGGTTCATGATAAACCACAACACATTTAGCCTTCATGTAGATAGACTTGGTATCTATTTCAAGAATGTAGACAAAacattattacaaaaaaaagacagctgcaATGACCTTTGTTAACACTTTTGTCCTAAAACAGGCTCCTGTAGCAGGTAGAACTGATTCATCAATGACTCGTTCATCTCGGAAAGTTAAACTGTGCAATTAAATCAAAAAcaggcaggttttttttttttttatacaatacG
The genomic region above belongs to Thunnus albacares chromosome 17, fThuAlb1.1, whole genome shotgun sequence and contains:
- the dnaja3a gene encoding dnaJ heat shock protein family (Hsp40) member A3a, whose protein sequence is MMASSAARCSSRWITVIVSSGHRRAAGAVACVAHGGVRSVSTLGAGKPWRGGSLECGGAGKALTLRGLSGFKSPHVISTLSFHTSAPVSSKQDFYQILGVPRTATQKEIKKAYYQMAKKYHPDTNKDDPQAKEKFAQLAEAYEVLSDEGKRKQYDTYGSTGFDAGQAGGRQQYWTGQASSVDPEELFRKIFGEFSGGRGFGDFNAIFDQPQEYIMELTFTQAAKGVNKEISINMDAACQRCDGKGHEPGTKVQHCHSCNGSGMETVNTGPFVMRSTCRRCGGKGTIISNPCNSCRGTGQTKQRRTVMVPVPAGVEDGQTVRMPVGKKEIFITFRVQKSPVFRRDGADIHSDLYVSVAQAILGGTARVQGLYETLNLSIAAGIQTDQRIRLAGKGIARVSGYGFGDHYVHLKIKVPKTLTDRQRALLMSYAEDETEVEGTVNGVTATTTGKRSSWN